One Vigna unguiculata cultivar IT97K-499-35 chromosome 7, ASM411807v1, whole genome shotgun sequence genomic region harbors:
- the LOC114191074 gene encoding GATA transcription factor 8-like, with translation MVGPNFMDEIDCGSFFDHIDDLLDFPVEDVDGGAPTLPSVAAAAAGNCNSLASIWPAGADSFPGSDSVFSGNSASDLSAELSVPYEDIVQLEWLSNFVEDSFCGGSLTMKKVEEPSCTTKEDSVHNQFHTSSPVSVLESSSSCSGGKTVPAPPRSPEVYIPVPCGRARSKRPRPATFNPRPAMNLISPASSFVGENMQPNVISSKASSDSENFAESQLVAKMPKQGCGEPKKKKKVKVTVPAGGGGGGGDSNQNGLQAVRKCMHCEITKTPQWRAGPMGPKTLCNACGVRFKSGRLYPEYRPAASPTFCPSLHSNSHKKVLEMRCRGIEKSGFAMNNVAASPELIPNTNSSLSLEYI, from the exons ATGGTTGGACCTAACTTCATGGATGAGATAGACTGCGGTAGCTTCTTTGACCACATCGACGACCTTCTCGATTTTCCTGTGGAGGATGTCGACGGTGGCGCCCCAACCTTGCCCTCTGTCGCCGCCGCTGCAGCCGGAAACTGCAACTCGCTGGCAAGCATCTGGCCCGCTGGGGCCGACTCGTTTCCCGGTTCCGACTCGGTGTTCTCCGGCAACAGCGCTTCGGACCTCTCCGCCGAGCTCTCAGTTCCG TACGAAGACATTGTGCAATTGGAATGGCTGTCGAACTTTGTGGAGGATTCGTTTTGTGGTGGGAGCTTGACCATGAAGAAAGTGGAAGAGCCATCGTGCACCACAAAGGAGGACtcagtgcacaaccaattccaCACATCAAGCCCAGTTTCTGTTCTTGAGAGCAGCAGTTCTTGCTCCGGGGGAAAGACGGTTCCGGCGCCGCCACGCAGCCCGGAGGTTTACATCCCTGTGCCGTGTGGACGCGCACGCAGCAAGCGTCCACGTCCTGCCACCTTCAATCCCCGCCCTGCCATGAACCTCATTTCCCCTGCCTCCTCCTTTGTCGGGGAGAACATGCAGCCAAATGTAATTTCATCGAAGGCGTCTTCAGACTCTGAGAATTTCGCCGAGTCTCAACTTGTGGCAAAGATGCCAAAGCAAGGGTGTGGAGagccaaagaaaaagaagaaagtgaaGGTGACAGTTCCTGCAGGaggtggcggtggtggtggtgatagcAACCAGAACGGGTTGCAAGCGGTTAGAAAATGCATGCATTGTGAAATAACGAAGACACCACAGTGGAGGGCAGGGCCAATGGGGCCAAAAACACTGTGCAATGCATGCGGTGTTCGTTTCAAGTCCGGGAGGCTGTACCCGGAGTATCGCCCAGCGGCAAGCCCAACCTTTTGTCCATCTCTGCACTCCAATTCCCACAAGAAGGTGCTGGAAATGAGATGCAGGGGCATCGAAAAATCTGGTTTTGCAATGAATAACGTAGCTGCTTCACCCGAACTCATTCCGAACACTAACAGCAGCCTCAGCCTGGAGTACATTTGA